The following proteins are encoded in a genomic region of Necator americanus strain Aroian chromosome II, whole genome shotgun sequence:
- a CDS encoding hypothetical protein (NECATOR_CHRII.G5732.T1), protein MTVTTHIAEILRQGIWASLTGGWYYEPTHSIFCNTVHLYLWLVLLVVPLVVGLVTSGALSLSLLAGYTCFIGVLFAILKTVVSHLHIVFDTSEPIITTKVVSEADNPTRGDPDIIEQEEEDGLEMVELREIRRRITDSELVIDPPLRSRGDRRRVRIENNFQELPNVNKTIAVVQKRIGLEDDSDEETKDKVVEVQDIAIVEEAPHNDSDLELSADGSNPGAASNQRKLSSAMSRKMSEPVMSSEGRRSGSQHGSDVALNSRVRRANSSLESSTSYNDKGMLSQSSLDQARQSTHKSYPSKMSSAEEFQTGGLKARISKKVDVAGPLAEVVVSNAETCSSSSSSKSLDSQNTPESDGAEVDEKEGDEAHCEQTDQPSTSKNIRELEKPYVVVSTENNMPKRRRPKITKEVDESAPSTSGWYPVVVSLGDTDSPRSTAITKAPDDRSGGADIKVEITKFLEELIEKHPETLDVIENVRQSRLGRSSASHRVPQMFRVPTRRRSSSSSVVALSDMALRDGTHVAAGHEDTSQGAVHSFQDADGMWWTYAFDEHGVGTAQPLGSGRALMELLQSTQDPPLGRNRLDVLPESAYVSSEEENEPCTSQAVTNMPGLNIGSTRRDRALSSSSNESYTYIPQLPTTVFHAPTGTGASRASARHQMVSFANVASRLRAAVRQNDTLAIGGPDGSDTAASQFARSILERREGRSRDDSAPPTYQESFLTRLDSGSSAGGGMTSRFRFLSELGLAVLPTGGTNTAAVSTDYSAPPTRRTSTVKKSYYYKMKMFPKTNKSFKLKLDRLSVSALFDRNRSAWSCAFDVLLACTVSFLAGLVLATGIYFDIWLFLFAFTVAGAHFSLLKSVQPDASSPIHGFNWLVAYSRPVYFCIGAIIVLVLHHFADDPNYDKIPWNWNPYRLYETSGEMILLAFRDLFATFLVMLPFAFTMGWLPQVNTLTHHVLEQLEMHVFGGTASLGVVSALIQILKSLAGWAILGSLCHLAYSVDPTTTQTPAFSAFLAAAVAISYLLSRFSSNPQLFVILCRAMCSSVGNSSQPESGSRLCCGAAPEQEEDERVKDSDELDVSDPLPGRLRSAVVLRARHDVLFSAFLSLLVFALHSTSLFTATQPYFTVIVIPICVSFGVMNHYLYEQLRTHTPWKLIAKPILHSREYTQYESPDEAKLMNFEIIHVWMLVIEKNLLYPLVAMAVLTECGWHLPWARVIAPLIILRFLRGGFSHPQLIYVPLALAFTVTRFDWKTGLPFGLSVEMSPSTVFPLVLYILIVFYPKWLELYLKMSFVMAYVAPWQISWGSAFHAFAQPFSIPHSALIWTQTVISSLISAPLNPFLGSSFFTTSYVRPVKFWERDYNTKRSDASNTTLASQIDRGPMLDDSNLNAVFYEHLTRSLQKSLAGDLQMGRWATSVQPGDCFILASFYLNCLVHIIEVGNGFVTFQLRGLEFRGTYCHQREVEAISDDQTQGTGCCCCAPGSLPGFLSLNTAWSLRWLAWEVVTGKYIIDGYSITDNSAVNLLQVHELRRLLVTLYVKCIVYYALSSNKLQSWLANETVRATLDPIVANPRYADVDHLFCSTNDEDFDMSEMGISRNSFSEWYSMWISHCIHKRTERNPDEELNSDYITCLCFVLSLLGRRALGAASYNRHSNAAESFLCGLHALFKGDFRITCQRDEWVFADMDLLRCVISPAVKMALKLHQDHFAAPDDFDDPESLYDLIAEHQTKLFISHEHDPAWRRAIIANTPSLLALRHMYDEGQDDYKIIMLNRMHLNMRVIKLNRECVRAFWAGQQQELIFLRNRNPERGSIQNARQVLRNMINSSADQPVGYPIYVSPLTTSFAETHSQTENIIGPPITVEGIGSTIRRAWTALRAHFGPSGSSSLGLQGGCGGANVPPIALQQLTAMQPQQKQTATSEMDDRASTTSAHVENSIVHMTPDGSARVTLARRVPGSGDTPPGVSKYSSTDSVPQGIAKRISADRKTEEKESVEEEEVEETKDTGLWVRITDPEQVFRYLNEPLKSTGEPLVVWPSEEIRQISGRNSWYCQPMEGLMGRVMFTWHPNHPNRKLRSHIGDAIHLVAIPEMMCALVPVSEKGCTVLPPEKVAELQNGENRKEYLLFIKKIQSDLELL, encoded by the exons ATGACAGTTACTACACATATTGCCGAGATCCTTCGCCAAGGGATTTGGGCCTCCTTGACCGGTGGATG GTACTATGAGCCAACGCACTCGATTTTCTGCAACACTGTCCATTTATATCTCTGGTTGGTGTTACTGGTAGTTCCATTAGTTGTGGGCCTTGTAACATCTGGAGCTCTTTCTCTTTCGCTTCTCGCAGGATACACTTGCTTCATTGGCGTTCTTTTCGCCATCCTAAAG ACTGTTGTTTCTCACTTGCACATTGTCTTCGATACTTCTGAGCCCATTATTACCACCAAGGTGGTTTCAGAAGCAGATAATCCTACACGGGGAGATCCTGACATCATAG agcaagaagaagaagatggtCTTGAAATGGTTGAGCTACGAGAAATTCGGCGGCGGATCACTGACAGCGAACTAGTGATTGACCCTCCTCTTAGATCAAGG GGTGATCGACGCCGAGTACGTATTGAGAACAATTTCCAAGAATTACCTAATGTTAATAAAACAATTGCTGTCGTACAAAAAAGGATTGGGCTGGAG gATGACAGTGACGAAGAAACAAAGGACAAGGTAGTTGAGGTGCAGGACATAGCTATTGTTGAGGAGGCACCACACAACGATAGTGATCTGGAACTATCTGC AGACGGAAGTAACCCAGGTGCTGCTTCAAATCAAAGAAAGCTTTCTTCCGCAATGTCTAGGAAGATGTCCGAGCCTGTAATGTCATCAGAGGGACGTCGTAGTG GATCTCAGCATGGTTCAGATGTTGCCTTGAATTCCAGAGTTCGCCGAGCGAACTCATCGCTTGAATCATCAACTAGTTATAACGATAAAGGAATGCTCAGCCAGTCAAGCTTGGATCAGGCTAGACAA AGCACACATAAATCGTATCCTTCGAAGATGAGCAGTGCCGAAGAGTTCCAAACTGGTGGCTTAAAAGCAAGAATCTCGAAAAAGGTTGATGTAGCTGGTCCGTTGGCAGAAGTTGTAGTTTCCA atgcaGAAACTTGCtcatcatcatcttcttcGAAATCTCTCGACTCACAAAACACTCCCGAATCAGATGGTGCTGAG GTGGACGAAAAGGAAGGTGATGAGGCTCACTGCGAGCAGACAGACCAACCATCTACAAGCAAAAACATCCGAGAGCTAGAAAAGCCTTATGTAGTTGTTTCTACCGAAAATAATATGCCAAAACGCAGACGTCCGAAAATCACG AAAGAAGTGGATGAGTCTGCTCCCTCTACATCAGGATGGTATCCTGTTGTCGTGTCACTTGGTGACACAGACAGCCCCAGATCAACTGCAATCACTAAAGCGCCCGATGACAGAA GTGGAGGCGCCGACATCAAAGTggaaatcacaaaattccTTGAAGAGTTGATCGAAAAACACCCGGAAACCCTTGATGTTATTGAAAATGTGCGCCAAAGTCGGCTTGGTCGAAGCTCTGCTTCCCACAGAGTACCGCAAATGTTCAG AGTACCAACGAGACGACGTTCTTCGTCCTCCTCCGTGGTTGCATTGTCGGACATGGCTTTAAGAGATGGTACCCATGTTGCGGCAGGGCATGAAGACACATCTCAGGGTGCGGTTCATTCGTTTCAGGATGCTGATGGGATGTGGTGGACTTATGCTTTTGACGAACACG GTGTGGGAACAGCACAACCTCTTGGTTCTGGACGTGCTCTTATGGAACTCCTGCAAAGCACACAAGATCCTCCGCTGGGAAGAAATCGTTTAGAT GTTCTTCCGGAATCCGCATATGTAAGCAGTGAAGAGGAGAATGAACCATGTACGTCTCAAGCGGTGACAAACATGCCTGGATTAAATATTGGAAGCACTAG GCGCGACCGCGCTTTGTCTTCATCGAGTAACGAGAGTTACACCTACATTCCTCAGCTACCAACCACAGTGTTCCATGCTCCTACGGGAACAGGAGCTAGTAGAGCAAg CGCAAGACATCAAATGGTGTCATTTGCTAATGTGGCTTCGCGATTGCGGGCTGCTGTACGTCAGAATGATACCTTAGCCATAGGAGGACCTGATGGATCGGATACAGCTGCAAGTCAATTCGCACGAAGCATTCTGGAACGTAGAGAAGGAAGATCGAGGGACGATAGTGCACCACCTACTtaccag gAGAGTTTTCTGACACGTTTGGATTCGGGTTCTTCAGCAGGAGGCGGGATGACATCTCGATTTCGGTTTCTTTCTGAATTAGGACTGGCTGTGCTCCCAACTGGTGGCACAAACACAG CTGCTGTTTCTACGGATTATTCTGCACCACCTACTCGTCGCACTTCAACTGTAAAGAAGAGCTACTATTATAAGATGAAAATGTTCCCGAAAACGAACAAAAGTTTTAAGCTAAAG CTTGACCGACTATCTGTATCAGCTCTTTTTGATCGAAATCGGTCTGCCTGGTCCTGTGCGTTTGATGTGCTTCTGGCGTGTACTGTATCCTTCCTCGCTGGTCTCGTTTTAGCTACTGGCATTTATTTCGATATTTGGTTATTCCTGTTTGCTTTCACGGTGGCGGGGGCTCAT ttttccttGCTCAAAAGTGTTCAACCGGATGCATCATCACCAATCCATGGTTTCAACTGGCTTGTGGCCTACAGTCGTCCTGTTTACTTCTGTATTGGAGCTATCATTGTCTTGGTTCTACATCATTTTGCTGACGATCCTAATTATGACAAAATACCATGGAATTGGAATCCATATCG GTTGTACGAGACATCCGGAGAAATGATACTGTTGGCATTTCGTGATCTCTTTGCAACGTTTCTGGTAATGTTGCCATTCGCATTTACAATGGGATGGCTACCACAG GTGAATACCCTTACACACCACGTGTTGGAACAACTGGAAATGCACGTTTTTGGTGGAACAGCGTCATTAGGGGTTGTGAGCGCCCTTATCCAAATTCTGAAAAGTCTTGCAGGATGGGCAATTCTAGGATCTTT GTGTCATCTAGCGTATTCGGTCGATCCTACGACTACACAAACACCTGCATTTTCGGCCTTTCTGGCTGCAGCTGTAGCGATCTCGTATTTGCTAAGCAG GTTTTCTTCGAATCCTCAACTGTTCGTGATCCTCTGCCGTGCTATGTGTTCTTCTGTTGGTAACTCTAGTCAGCCGGAGAGCGGCAGCCGTTTATGCTGTGGTGCAGCACcagaacaagaagaagatgagCGCGTGAAGGACTCTG ATGAATTGGATGTGTCGGATCCGTTACCAGGGCGTCTTCGGAGCGCCGTTGTTTTGCGTGCGCGCCATGATGTACTCTTTTCTGCATTCTTGTCTCTTCTCGTGTTTGCCCTTCATTCCACGTCGTTGTTCACGGCTACACAGCCCTATTTTACG GTAATTGTCATTCCCATTTGTGTTTCCTTCGGCGTCATGAATCACTACCTCTACGAGCAGCTTAGAACTCATACGCCGTGGAAGTTG ATTGCAAAACCTATCCTTCATTCGCGAGAGTACACACAGTACGAAAGTCCTGATGAAGCCAAGCTTATGAATTTCGAAATCATTCACGTATGGATGTTAgtgatcgaaaaaaatctg CTTTATCCGCTAGTGGCAATGGCAGTTTTAACTGAATGTGGCTGGCACTTGCCTTGGGCAAGAGTGATTGCTCCTCTTATCATCCTTCGCTTTCTTCGTGGTGGATTCTCCCACCCGCAGTTAATTTACGTGCCGTTGGCGCTGGCATTCACTGTGACTCGTTTCGACTGGAAAACTGGGTTGCCGTTTGGACTTTCTGTGGAG ATGTCGCCTTCTACAGTGTTCCCATTGGTGCTCTACATCTTAATCGTATTCTATCCGAAATGGCTGGAACTCTACCTCAAGATGAGCTTTGTCATGGCGTACGTAGCTCCTTGGCAGATCAGTTGGGGATCAGCATTTCACGCTTTCGCTCAG CCTTTTTCAATTCCTCATTCGGCCCTCATTTGGACTCAGACGGTGATTTCAAGCCTTATTAGTGCTCCGCTAAATCCATTTTTGG GGTCTTCGTTTTTCACCACTTCCTATGTACGGCCTGTAAAGTTCTGGGAACGAGATTATAACACGAAGCGCAGCGATGCATCAAATACAACCTTAG CCTCCCAAATTGACCGTGGGCCGATGTTGGACGACAGCAACTTGAACGCTGTGTTTTACGAACACTTAACAAG AAGCCTTCAAAAAAGCTTGGCTGGTGATTTGCAAATGGGCAGATGGGCGACTAGCGTGCAGCCGGGTGACTGCTTCATCCTTGCGAG TTTCTACCTTAACTGCCTTGTTCATATTATTGAAGTAGGCAATGGCTTTGTCACTTTCCAACTTCGGGGACTTGAATTCCGTGGCACATATTGCCATCAAAGAGAG GTGGAGGCAATTTCTGATGATCAAACGCAAGGGACTgggtgttgttgttgtgcacCAGGATCACTGCCGGGTTTTCTCTCGCTGAATACAGCATGGAGTCTGCGCTGGCTAGCTTGGGAG GTAGTGACAGGAAAGTACATCATTGATGGTTACTCTATCACCGACAATTCGGCTGTGAACCTTCTACAAGTTCATGAACTGAGACGTCTACTTGTGACTCTTTATGTAAAATGCATAGTTTATTACGCTCTGTCTTCCAACAAATTACAAAGTTGGCTTGCGAATGAAACTGTG CGTGCCACTCTTGATCCTATTGTGGCGAATCCTCGTTATGCCGACGTCGATCATCTGTTCTGCTCAACAAATGATGAGGACTTTGATATGAGTGAAATG GGCATATCTCGTAACAGTTTCTCAGAATGGTATTCGATGTGGATTTCCCATTGCATACACAAACGCACAGAGCGCAACCCTGATGAGGaatt GAATTCTGATTACATAACTTGTCTTTGCTTTGTGCTCTCTCTCCTCGGAAGACGAGCCTTAGGTGCTGCATCGTATAACCGCCACTCAAATGCTGCTGAGTCTTTTCTCTGTGGACTACATGCACTGTTCAAAGGAGATTTCAG AATTACCTGTCAAAGAGATGAATGGGTGTTCGCTGACATGGACCTATTAAGATGTGTCATTTCTCCAGCTGTAAAAATGGCTCTAAAGTTACATCAA GATCATTTCGCAGCGCCTGATGACTTCGACGATCCGGAGTCACTCTATGACCTTATTGCTGAACACCAAACTAAACTGTTCATTTCACATGAACACGATCCGGCTTGGCGTCGTGCGATCATTGCGAACACTCCATCGTTGTTAGCTCTCCGACACATGTATGATGAAGGCCAAGATGACTACAAGATCATTATGCTCAATAGGATGCACTTAAACATGAG GGTGATCAAACTGAATCGTGAATGCGTGAGAGCTTTCTGGGCAGGTCAACAGCAGGAACTGATCTTTTTAAGGAACAGAAATCCTGAAAGGGGAAGTATCCAAAATGCTAGACAAGTGCTTAG AAATATGATCAACAGTTCTGCTGATCAACCTGTTGGTTACCCTATTTATGTCTCGCCGCTAACAACTTCATTTGCTGAAACTCACTCTCAgacagaaaatattattggGCCACCTATTACTGTTGAG GGTATTGGTTCAACCATCCGAAGAGCTTGGACAGCTCTTCGTGCCCATTTTGGACCTTCTGGGAGCTCGTCGCTTGGTCTTCAAGGAGGATGTGGTGGTGCGAACGTACCTCCGATAGCATTGCAACAGCTAACGGCAATGCAACCGCAGCAGAAGCAGACCGCTACATCGGAGATGGATGATCGGGCAAGCACGACTTCGGCTCAT gTGGAAAATTCAATAGTGCACATGACTCCCGACGGAAGCGCTCGTGTGACGTTAGCAAGAAGAGTTCCTGGCAGCGGTGATACTCCACCAGGAGTCAGCAAATATTCTTCGACTGATTCTGTGCCACAGGGTATTGCCAAGAGAATTAGCGCCGATCGGAAgacggaagaaaaagaaagtgtggaagaagaagaggtggAAGAAACGAAAGATACTGGATTGTGGGTCCGCATCACTGATCCGGAACAG GTTTTCCGGTATCTCAATGAACCTTTGAAATCCACAGGAGAGCCGCTGGTTGTTTGGCCGAGTGAGGAGATTCGGCAG ATCAGCGGACGGAATTCGTGGTATTGTCAGCCAATGGAAGGTCTTATGGGGCGCGTCATGTTCACATGGCATCCAAATCATCCTAACAGAAAACTGCGTAGCCATATAGGAGATGCTATACATTTG GTTGCAATTCCTGAAATGATGTGTGCACTTGTGCCGGTCAGTGAAAAAGGTTGTACCGTACTGCCACCTGAAAAAGTTGCCGAGTTGCAAAACGGCGAGAATAGAAAG GAATACTTGCTGTTCATTAAAAAGATCCAAAGCGATCTCGAGCTCCTTTAA
- a CDS encoding hypothetical protein (NECATOR_CHRII.G5733.T1) yields the protein MAEESAPTTTTTVASSDEKNFVVSFIQFIRHKVSANQCTEDQVEALEVAVQCMESAFGLTDANYAFQPSKPLLDVFIAAEGLPSGEDKLPEPTEAEIAEANKLKEEGNDLMKASQFDAAVNKYNEAIKLNRDPVYFCNRAAAYCRLEQYDLAIQDCRTALALDPKYSKAYGRMGLALSCQNRYEQAVEAYKKALELDPNQESFKNNLKIAEEKVKELEAAAQASGVPPNPFAAMFGPGGAGGAGGAGLPPGVDLASLFNNPQMLNMAQTLMNDPNIQNMMGQLMSGGAGFGNIFQAGQQLAQQMQQTNPEFVEQLRRQFEGHGRNNENEEGGENNQPDQNQQ from the exons ATGGCGGAAGAATCGGCTCCGACAACGACAACCACAGTGGCTTCTAGCGACGAGAAGAATTTTGTCGTTTCTTTCATCCAGTTCATTAGACATAAAGTTTCGGCGAATCAATGTACAGAAGATCAAGTCGAGGCGTTAGAAG tAGCTGTACAATGTATGGAGTCAGCATTTGGTCTCACTGACGCAAATTATGCCTTCCAGCCCTCGAAGCCCCTTCTAGATGTATTCATTGCTGCAGAAGGACTTCCCtct GGCGAAGACAAACTACCAGAACCAACAGAAGCTGAAATTGCCGAGGCTAACAAGCTGAAAGAAGAG GGTAACGACCTCATGAAAGCGTCCCAATTTGATGCCGccgtaaataaatacaatgaaGCCATCAAACTGAACAGAGATCCTGTTTATTTCTGTAACAG GGCTGCTGCTTACTGCCGTCTGGAACAGTATGATCTCGCGATCCAAGATTGCCGAACAGCTCTCGCTCTCGATCCTAAATATAGCAAAGCCTATGGACGGATGGG ACTTGCCCTATCATGTCAAAACCGTTACGAGCAAGCTGTCGAAGCCTACAAAAAGGCGCTTGAGCTTGATCCAAACCAGGAAAGCTtcaaaaacaatttgaaaattgcTGAGGAGAAAGTTAAGGAGCTGGAAGCGGCGGCACAAGCGAGTGGAGTACCACCA AATCCTTTCGCTGCTATGTTCGGACCTGGTGGTGCTGGTGGTGCTGGTGGAGCAGGATTACCGCCTGGTGTGGACCTCGCTTCACTCTTCAACAATCCACAAATGCTGAATATGGCTCAG ACTTTAATGAACGACCCCAACATCCAGAACATGATGGGCCAACTTATGTCAGGTGGCGCTGGATTCGGAAATATTTTCCAAGCTGGCCAACAG CTCGCCCAACAAATGCAGCAGACGAACCCAGAGTTTGTTGAACAACTCAGACGACAATTCGAAGGTCATGGCCGAA ATAATGAGAACGAAGAAGGTGGCGAGAACAACCAGCCGGATCAAAACCAACAATGA
- a CDS encoding hypothetical protein (NECATOR_CHRII.G5734.T1), with amino-acid sequence MVKSLFNICLSAVCQHQLNEHLALIPIECKQKLLEFFTNHDQLSTQDCDRLVSSPSFADNLTELKFYLSEDLSDSMLAALTANNKRLERITLVECPRVTDKGVRTVTSGQKNLLQLELRAMYQLTDAGLTDVHCPHLHTVDISGCARVTSLGIRFLVQRNPNIHCLYLNHCRSLDDQALYDIAYYVGERLRVLELDFLPSLADPAAALQHLSTQCPNVCQLSLARFFNESYDDFPPAMQFRIDGFNLRDIDLYGNYFIILPELPPTVHSLRISVNGDENPFELVRSLEAQPFLKSINLQLTIREASIAAIDNANTLLSTILPYIGNKITILTDLETSQMLSVDDRFLSILGDNCRQLRCINLNGCRWVSDKGMAALARRCPLREVRIRGTACTDKSIYMLAQFCPDLEWISYADYSAHKRHQAPMSTDEENNKKQK; translated from the exons ATGGTAAAGTCTTTATTCAACATCTGTTTATCGGCTGTCTGCCAACACCAACTAAACGAGCATCTGGCACTGATTCCGATCGAATGCAAACAAAAATTGCTTGAATTCTTCACCAATCATGATCAG TTATCCACACAGGATTGTGATCGACTAGTGTCTTCACCGTCTTTCGCGGATAACCTCACCGAGTTGAAGTTCTACCTCAGTGAGGATCTCTCCGATTCAATGCTAGCCGCTCTCACTGCCAACAATAAACGCCTCGAAAGAATCACCTTAGTGGAATGTCCAAGGGTTACTGACAAG GGAGTACGGACGGTGACATCAGGTCAGAAGAACCTGCTACAGCTCGAATTACGTGCGATGTATCAGCTGACCGATGCTGGACTTACGGACGTCCATTGTCCGCATCTACACACTGTGGACATTAGCGGGTGTGCCAGG GTAACGAGTCTCGGAATTCGCTTCCTCGTTCAAAGGAACCCCAACATTCATTGCCTTTACCTCAATCACTGCAGATCACTAGACGACCAGGCCCTTTATGACATCGCCTACTACGTTGGAGAACGGTTACGA GTACTAGAACTGGATTTTTTACCTTCGTTAGCCGATCCTGCAGCAGCGCTTCAACATCTCTCCACACAATGTCCGAACGTGTGTCAACTCTCACTAGCGCGATTTTTCAATGAG AGCTATGACGACTTTCCACCGGCTATGCAGTTCAGAATCGACGGCTTCAACTTACGCGACATTGATCTATACG GGAACTACTTCATAATCCTGCCAGAACTCCCACCAACGGTGCATTCGCTTCGCATCTCTGTAAATGGTGACGAGAACCCTTTTGAGTTAGTACGCAGCCTTGAAGCGCAGCCATTTCTCAAGAGCATCAACCTACAGCTGACGATTCGCGAGGCTAGCATT GCAGCCATCGACAATGCGAACACGCTGCTTAGCACGATTCTACCGTACATTGGCAACAAGATTACAATACTTACA GATCTCGAAACATCGCAAATGCTTTCTGTCGATGATCGGTTCCTCTCGATTCTTGGCGATAACTGCAGACAGTTGAGATGTATCAATTTGAATGGATGTCGGTGGGTCAGTGACAAGGGCATGGCTGCTCTTGCAAG GCGCTGTCCACTACGGGAAGTTCGGATTCGCGGCACCGCCTGCACCGATAAATCTATCTACATGCTCGCTCAGTTCTGCCCCGATCTCGAGTGGATCTCGTACGCTGACTACTCAG CGCACAAACGGCATCAAGCTCCGATGTCAACAGATGAGGAGAACAACAAGAAACAGAAGTAG
- a CDS encoding hypothetical protein (NECATOR_CHRII.G5734.T2) encodes MVKSLFNICLSAVCQHQLNEHLALIPIECKQKLLEFFTNHDQLSTQDCDRLVSSPSFADNLTELKFYLSEDLSDSMLAALTANNKRLERITLVECPRVTDKGVRTVTSGQKNLLQLELRAMYQLTDAGLTDVHCPHLHTVDISGCARVTSLGIRFLVQRNPNIHCLYLNHCRSLDDQALYDIAYYVGERLRVLELDFLPSLADPAAALQHLSTQCPNVCQLSLARFFNESYDDFPPAMQFRIDGFNLRDIDLYGNYFIILPELPPTVHSLRISVNGDENPFELVRSLEAQPFLKSINLQLTIREASIAAIDNANTLLSTILPYIGNKITILTVATPRLFDDSLRLITECTPNLTHLALDVNHLSTHILQRYFAGGAKSQGSRLRSLKICRMRITYRVLFAIARGARNLLDLETSQMLSVDDRFLSILGDNCRQLRCINLNGCRWVSDKGMAALARRCPLREVRIRGTACTDKSIYMLAQFCPDLEWISYADYSGRPKFTDKALQFLRDSCIQKVIC; translated from the exons ATGGTAAAGTCTTTATTCAACATCTGTTTATCGGCTGTCTGCCAACACCAACTAAACGAGCATCTGGCACTGATTCCGATCGAATGCAAACAAAAATTGCTTGAATTCTTCACCAATCATGATCAG TTATCCACACAGGATTGTGATCGACTAGTGTCTTCACCGTCTTTCGCGGATAACCTCACCGAGTTGAAGTTCTACCTCAGTGAGGATCTCTCCGATTCAATGCTAGCCGCTCTCACTGCCAACAATAAACGCCTCGAAAGAATCACCTTAGTGGAATGTCCAAGGGTTACTGACAAG GGAGTACGGACGGTGACATCAGGTCAGAAGAACCTGCTACAGCTCGAATTACGTGCGATGTATCAGCTGACCGATGCTGGACTTACGGACGTCCATTGTCCGCATCTACACACTGTGGACATTAGCGGGTGTGCCAGG GTAACGAGTCTCGGAATTCGCTTCCTCGTTCAAAGGAACCCCAACATTCATTGCCTTTACCTCAATCACTGCAGATCACTAGACGACCAGGCCCTTTATGACATCGCCTACTACGTTGGAGAACGGTTACGA GTACTAGAACTGGATTTTTTACCTTCGTTAGCCGATCCTGCAGCAGCGCTTCAACATCTCTCCACACAATGTCCGAACGTGTGTCAACTCTCACTAGCGCGATTTTTCAATGAG AGCTATGACGACTTTCCACCGGCTATGCAGTTCAGAATCGACGGCTTCAACTTACGCGACATTGATCTATACG GGAACTACTTCATAATCCTGCCAGAACTCCCACCAACGGTGCATTCGCTTCGCATCTCTGTAAATGGTGACGAGAACCCTTTTGAGTTAGTACGCAGCCTTGAAGCGCAGCCATTTCTCAAGAGCATCAACCTACAGCTGACGATTCGCGAGGCTAGCATT GCAGCCATCGACAATGCGAACACGCTGCTTAGCACGATTCTACCGTACATTGGCAACAAGATTACAATACTTACA GTAGCTACTCCCCGCCTATTTGATGACTCTCTACGGTTGATCACTGAATGTACGCCGAACCTGACGCACCTCGCTCTCGATGTCAACCATCTGAGCACACATATTTTACAGCGATACTTTGCAG GTGGCGCCAAATCCCAAGGATCCCGTCTTCGTTCGTTGAAGATCTGTCGCATGAGGATCACCTACCGAGTGTTATTCGCTATTGCACGTGGGGCGCGAAATTTACTT GATCTCGAAACATCGCAAATGCTTTCTGTCGATGATCGGTTCCTCTCGATTCTTGGCGATAACTGCAGACAGTTGAGATGTATCAATTTGAATGGATGTCGGTGGGTCAGTGACAAGGGCATGGCTGCTCTTGCAAG GCGCTGTCCACTACGGGAAGTTCGGATTCGCGGCACCGCCTGCACCGATAAATCTATCTACATGCTCGCTCAGTTCTGCCCCGATCTCGAGTGGATCTCGTACGCTGACTACTCAG GTCGGCCGAAATTCACCGACAAAGCACTCCAATTCCTCAGGGATTCATGTATACAAAAAGTCATCTGTTAA